From Candidatus Omnitrophota bacterium:
CCTCGACCTGAAACGCTACCCTCCGGACGGCCAAGGCGTCTACCGCGGCATAGACCTCGCTAAAGAGCCGCGCATCTCCGTGGTATTTTCAAGAGGATGCGTAGGCGACTGTAATTTTTGTTCCAACAGGCTGATGTGGAAAAGATGGAGGCACCGTTCCCCGGAAAACATGCTCGGGGAGTTGGAGCTTTTGAATAAGACCTTCGGCATAAAGCACATCCATTTCAATGACGACTGCTTTTCAGTGGATAAGAAAGCGGCTATAGGCCTGTGCCGCGGCATCGCGGACAGGAAACTGGATATAGTCTTTGACATCGTTACGCGCACGGATTGTGTCGATGCCGAAATATTACAGGCATTGAAAGACGCCGGCTGCTATAGTATCAGTTACGGCGTGGAGACGGCCTCTCCGATCCTGCTTAAGATCATGGGAAAACCGATAAATACAAAAAAACAGGAAGAGGCCATAAAATTAACAAATTCGTTCGGGATAAGGACCCTGGTCCTCCTCATTGCCGGCTGCGTCGGAGAGACGTGGGAGACGATCAACGAGACCGTGGATTCCATGGACCGGGCGCAGCCCTCGGCGGTCGGCATAGCTAACGGACTGATGATATTCCCCGGCACAAAGGTCTACGATATAGCCAAGAAGAACGGCGTGATCGATGACAGTTTTTGGCTGACAGATTATGCCTGGAAGATGTATACTTTTGAAAACTCCCCTTTATGGCTGGATATCTTCAGCCGCGCGCTTGAGACGAGGCGGAGGTTGTCCCGGTCCCGGATCGTTAATTTGATCAGGAACCACAGGTTCGTCTCGCGCCGGATCGGGCGCAGGATAAAGGACCTTCTTATGGGATTCGGACTGGCGAAACAGGGAACGGCAGGCGGCAAATACAAGGTGGTCCGGTAGAAGCCGCCAATCGCTTACTAAACGGAGGATACATGAGATATATCAAGGTCGTGATGGTTTTCCTGGCGATAACGGTCCTGGCGGCAAATATCTCTTATGCCGCAGGCGCGAACAAAAAAATAAAAGTCGGCGTAAGCGTCGCTACGATGAAAGAGGCGGTATATTCTTTTATGAAGAAGGCGATGATGGATAATAAGGATAAATATAACGCGGAGATCTACTGGGTCGCGGCAAATAACGACGAGATGGCCCAGGTTGCCAATGTCGAAGACCTTCTGGCGCAGGGCATCGACGTCCTGATCCTGCACCCGGTCAATACGGTCGCGGCCGGGAGCCTCGTTGAGAAGGCGAGAAAAGAGAACGTGCCGGTAATCTCGATGGACAGGCTGCCGGTCAACGCCAACGTAAATTGCCACGTCACCGCTAACAGCTTCCTCGTCGGGCAGACGCAGGCTAAGTATCTCGCGGAAAAGCTTAACGGGAGGGGGAACGTCGTCATCCTCGAGGGAGAGTCGGGTAACGATGTTGCGAAGGAGATAACCGCCGGAAATAAAGATATCCTGAAGAATTATCCGGGCATGAAGATAGTCGTGGACCAGACGCATAAGGCGTGGTCGAGGAACCTGGCGATGGCTACAACCGAGAACGCGCTGACGAATTACAATAACGATATACAGGGTATATCGGCCAACAACAGCGGAATGATAATGGGCGCGGTCCAGGCTATCCTCGCCGAGGGCCTGAAAGGCAAGATAATCACGGTCGGCTCGGACGCGGACAAGGACAGCTGCCAGGCGATAATCGACGGCACGAACAGCGCCGATGTCGACAAGATGCCCTATCATCTGGGGTTGATCAGTTTTCAGGTTGCCATCAGCATCGCCAAAGGGGCAGAGATTGAATCCGATGCGATGGTCCAGAACGGAAAATATAAAGTGCCGGTAAAATTCACGCCGGTCCGCCTCATCACAAAAGAGAACGTCAAAGAGATGAAAGACCGCTGGCCCGATCTGAAATTTTAAGGTCATCAAATTGGAAAACCCGGTTATTTTAGAGACTAAGAACATCACGAAAGACTTTCCCGGCGTCCGCGCCCTGGACAGCGTCTCTTTCCAGCTTAAGAAAGGCGAAGTCCTGGGATTGGTCGGCGAGAACGGTGCCGGTAAATCTACCCTCATGAAGATATTCAGCGGCGCGTATCCCGCCAACACTTACGACGGCGAGATCTCCATAGAGGGCAAGCGCTGCATTTTCAACGGCCCGAAAGATTCCCAGGGCGCCGGCATAGCCATCATCTACCAGGAATTGAACCTCATCCCCGAGCTTACGGTCGCGGAAAATATATTTTTAGCCCGCGAGCCGACGGTCGGAAAGACAGACATCGTCGACCGTAAAAAACTTTTCAGCCAGGCAAAAGACCTGCTCGACCTGCTGAATATCCCCATACCCGCCCAAGAACAAATAAAGAACCTGAGTATCGGCAAGCAGCAGATGGTCGAGATAGCAAAGGCCCTCTCCTACCAGGCGAAGATCCTTATCCTCGATGAGCCGACGAGCGCCCTGACCGAGCAGGAAGTCGAAGTCCTCTTGAAATTGATAGATTCGCTGCGCGCCCGCGGCGTCAGCATGATATATATCTCACATAAACTCGACGAGATATTCAAGATCACCGACACCGTGACCGTGATGCGCGACGGAAAGACCGTTGCCTCCAGGCGCACCCCTGAATTGGGCCGGCAGGAGATGGTCGCGCTCATGGTCGGCCGGAACATAGAAGATATGTATCCCAAGAAAGCTGCCGCGGAAGGCGATGTAGTCCTGGAAGTGAAAAATCTGTTTGTTTCCCACCCATTCCTTGCCGGGGAAAAAGTGGTCAAAGATGTGAGTTTTAAAGTGAGAAAAGGGGAGATACTCGGGATATCCGGCCTGATGGGCTCGGGCAGGTCTGAATTGGTCACTTCGATCTTCGGCGCATTCCCCGCGGATTCAACCGGAGAGGTGCATATCGGGGGCAAACAAGTCAAGATACGCTCCCCGTATGAGGCGATAAATTACGGCCTCGGGCTGGTGACCGAAGACCGCAAGTTATTCGGCCTCGTCCTCGGAATGCAGGTAGGGGAGAATATCACGCTCTCCTGCCTGGAAAAATTAAGCTGGCGCCAGATAATAATGCGGCGCCGGGAAAATGAGTTGATAAACAAATATATAGGCGCCTTGAGGGTAAAGACGCGCAGTTCGGAGACGGTAGTCAATACGTTGAGCGGCGGCAACCAGCAGAAAGTCGTCATCGCCAAATGGCTCGCCACCAATCCCAAAATTCTTTTACTGGACGAGCCGACGCGCGGCGTGGATGTCGCCGCGAAAGCCGAGATATACCAATTGATGACCAATCTTGCCGGCGAAGGATTGGGTATAGTCATGGTCTCCTCCGACCTTCCCGAAGTAGTGAGCATGAGCGACAGGATACTGATAATGCACGAGGGCCGGATGGTAAAGGAACTGCAAAAAAATGAAGCCACGCAGGAGAAGATAATGTTCTACGCGACGGGGGGCAAATGAAAAACCAGGGTAAAAGCGGCATCGGCCGGGTCATCATCGGGAAATACGGCAATTTAATAGGCCTTGTTGTTTTGATAGTCCTGACGACGATATTGACGAACGGCATGTTCTTTACCCAGAGGAACCTTATTAATGTCCTGCGCCAGGTATCGGTGAACGGCATACTTGCCGTCGGCATGACGCTGGTCATCATCACCGGCGGCATCGACCTGTCTGTAGGTTCTGTGGTGGCCCTGACCGGCATCATCGCGGCGTTGCTGCAGCCGCAAGGGACCGCGGCGGCGATCGTCCTTACCCTGTTGGCAGGAGCGGCGATCGGAGGATGTAATGGTTTCTTCGTAACGAAATTCAGGATACCCTCATTTATCATTACCCTGGGCATGATGACGATCGCCAGGGGCCTTGCCTTGGTATTTTCAAAGGGCGAGGCGATATCAGGGCTTAACGACAGCTTCTCGGCTATAAGTGAAAGTTATATTTCTCCGTCCGTCTCCCTTACGGTCTTTGCCTTTCTAGCTCTCCTTACCGTATTCTTATTTGTTAAAGAAAGAAAAAGCTCAGGATACGAAAGAAAAATATTTACTTTCAATTTTATCGGCGCGATGAGCATCCTGTTTATTGCGGCTGCCGTCGCCGTCCTGGTATGGCTGATAGGGTTCCGCGGCATGCCCGCCGGTGTCGCGGTGTTTTTAGGTATAGCGTTCCTCGGCGCTTATACGCTTAACCAGACGAGGTTCGGCCGTTATGTATATGCTATCGGAGGCAATGAAGAGGCGTCGCGGCTCTCCGGCATAAACGTCAAACTGGTCAAGTTCCTGGTCTTTCTCATCATGGGCGTCCTGGCCGCGGTCTCGGGCATGGTCCTGGCCGCGCGCCTTAATTCCGGCGTCCCGACTTCGGGAGTGATGTTCGAATTGGACGCCATCGCCTCGGTCGTCATAGGCGGGACAAGCCTCTCCGGCGGTTACGGCAGCGTCGGCGGCTCGATAATAGGCGCTTTTATAATCGGGACGCTGAATAACGGGATGCAGCTATTGCACATAGATCCTTTTTACCAGGAGATCGCCAAGGGCGTCATAATCATAGGCGCGGTCCTGATGGACAGGAAAAAGAAGTAAACCTTTTGTTCCGCCCCGCGTCTAATTTAGCAGGAAAAGGGAAGATTACCACACCTGCTAAAAGGAGGCGGAGATGAAGAGCATAGCGATAGCGTTAGCGGCAGCGGCACTTTTAAGTTTTTCGGCGACGTCGTTCGCGAGCAGCTGGGATATGGTCGGGAAGGTCCTGACCGGCATCGAAGGGGCGAGGATATTAACGGGCGGAAAGTTCGATGTCATCGGCAGCGTTATGGATGTTACCAACATCAGGCAGGACCGCGGCGCGACCGTTGTCGAAAAGCGCGTTTATGTGGTCGAGCAGCAAGCCCCATGCAAACGTGTCTGGGTACCGACGTATTCTTGCAGGGAAGAGTGGGTCCCGGCCCATTGGGAGCGCGACACGAGAAAAGGAAAAATCTTCATCGAAGGCCACTATGTGACGTATAAAGTCGAGAACGGCGGGTATTGGGTGAATGAATACCCCCGGCAGGAGAGGTACGCGAGACAGGGCAGCAGGGGCTGCCGTTAAGAAAAAGCATATATAGTTCTGCAACGGGCCGGATCTAACCATCCGGCCCGTTTTGTTAAGGCCCATAAAAAGCTGGATATGGCCGGAAAAATAAGGTATAATCTGTGCTCTTCTAGCCAAAGGTGAACCCATGGGCGTTTTATCCAATATATTAATAAGTGTTTTTATCGTAAGCGCTATTTCGCTTATAGGTATATTTACGCTGCTGTTCAAGAACAAGTCGCTCGACAAGTTATTCTTCGTGCTGGTGAGTTTTGCTACCGGCTCGATGCTCGGTGCGGCTTTTTTGGACATTCTTCCGGAGGCGGTGGAGAAGGCCTCGCCGGAAATGGTATTCGGGAGCGTGCTTCTCGGCATAATGGTCTTTTTTTTGATGGAGAAGTTCCTCTATTGGTATCACTGCCACGAAGGGGAATGTGATGTCCACCAGTTCACGTATTTGAATCTTGTGGGCGACAGCATACATAATTTCCTCGACGGCGTGATCATAGCAGCGGCCTTCTTAACGAGCACGTCGGTCGGCGTCATAGCGACAATAGCGATAGTGATGCATGAGATACCGCAGGAGCTGGGGGATTTCGGTATACTCGTCTACGGCGGCTTCAGCAAAGTCAAAGCGCTGATATATAATTTCATCACCGCCCTTACCGCAGTCGTCGGGGCGGTAATAGCGTATTTTTTCCTGGACAAGATAACGGGCTTTACGCCTTTCATGCTTGGGATCGCCGCGGGAGGCTTTATCTATATCTCCTGCACGGACCTTATCCCGGAACTTAACAAAGAAAGAAAGGTTACCAAGTCTGCACAGCAATTCGTCTTAATGCTGCTCGGAATGGGACTTATACTGGCCGGTAAGATATTCTTCAAAGAATAGCCTCCGCCTTAACCCAATAAAAATATGATAAAACAGGAAAACATAAGGAACATAGCCATCATTGCGCACGTCGACCACGGTAAGACTACGCTTGTCGACGCCATATTGAGGCAGACGCACGTCCAGCGCAACATCGAGGAGATGGGCGAGTGCATCATGGACTCGATGGACCTGGAGCGCGAACGCGGCATCACGATACGCGCGAAGAACGCGAGCGTCACCTATAAGGGAGTGAAGATCAACATAGTCGATACTCCGGGCCACGCGGATTTCGGCGGGGAGGTCGAGAGGATCCTGCGCATGGTCGACGGCGTCCTGCTCCTGGTCGACGCGAAAGACGGCCCTATGCCGCAGACGCGTTTTGTCCTTCGCAAGGCCCTGGAGCTCGGCCTTAAGGCGATAGTGGTCATCAATAAAGTCGACCTTGCCGACGCGCAGATAGATGACGTGCTCAACAGGACATTCGACCTTTTTGTGGAACTTAACGCGAGCGACAAGCAATTGGATTTCCCGATAATTTACGCTTCCGCCATAAGGGGCACCGCGACCGTCGACATGAGGCTCCCCTCGGAAAATATTTCTCCGCTTCTCGATACAATAATCAAGAAGGTAGACCCCCCGAGTGTCGATCCGAAGGCGCCTTTACAGATATTGATCCTGGCCCTGCTGGGAGACTTTTATAAAGGGAAGATGGGGATAGGAAAGATCACCGGCGGCTCGTTAAAGGTCGGCAGCAATGCCGCGCTGATCCGCAAGGACGGCAGTAAAACAGTATCCAAGATCACGGCGATCCTGACATACGAGGGCCTCGAACGCATCGAACGCGAATCCGCCATAGCCGGAGAGATCGTGGCCGTCGCGGGTTTTAACGATATAGGGATAGGAGATACGATCACCGACCCGGAGAACCCCGTGCCGCTTACCCCTCCGGAGATAGACGAACCGACGGTCCAGATGACCTTCGGTGTAAATAAAAGCCCGTTCGCCGGAAGGGAAGGCAAGTTCGTCACTTCCCGCGCGATACGCGACAGGCTTTTCAAGGAGACCGAGACGAATGTCTCGCTCAGGATCAATGAGACTGAGGCCTCGGACACTTTTCTTGTATCCGGGCGCGGGGAGTTGCATCTCGCGATCCTGGTCGAGCAGATGCGCCGCGAAGGATTCGAGCTCCAGGTATCGCAGCCCGAGGTCATTTACCATGAAAAAGGCGGCATAAAACAGGAACCCTTCGAATTTTTGGCCATTGAAGTACCTGCGGAGTACCAGGGTTCGGTGATAGAAGAGGTCGGCCGCAGGAAAGGGAAATTAAAGCATGTCTCGCAGAGCGCGACCGGTTCGCTCCATCTAGAATACCAGATATCCACGCGCGGGATCATAGGGCTCAAGGGCGCGCTTATGACCAAGACACGCGGCATGGCGGTCATAAACCACGTCTTCGACGAATATAAACCAGTAGAAGAGGGAGCGTTCAATACGGGCTCGCGCGGCTCGCTGGTCGCTATCGAACCGGGCGTATCCACGGCTTATGCTCTGGAGAACGCGCAGCAGCGGGGCGAATTATTTATCGGTCCCAATGTAGAGGTCTATGAGGGGATGATAGTGGGAGAGAACCCGCGCGGCGAGGACATGCCGCTCAGCCCCTGCAAAATGAAAAAACTTACGAACATGAGGTCTTCCACCTCCGATATCGCGGTCGTGCTTACGCCGCCGAGGGAGTTGACCCTTGAGCTGGCTATAGAGTATATCGGGCCTGATGAACTTGTTGAAGTCACCCCGAAGAGCATACGCCTGCGCAAGAAGATACTGGATACGCTGGCCAGGAAACGCGCCGGCAGGGACAATAAGGAGTAGAGAGATGGCCGCGAATTTTTCTTTTGATATCGTCTCGGAGATAGACCTGCAGGAAGTCGATAACGCCGTAAATCAGGCGAAAAAGGAGCTCTCCCAGAGGTTTGATTTCAGGGGCAGCAAATCCTCCATCGATTATAACCGCGAAGAGAAGAAGATAACCCTTATCGCGGACGACGACTTTAAACTGCGCTCCCTCCAGGATATACTTAACGGCAGGATGATAAAACGCAACATCTCGATCAAGGCCCTTACCTATAAGGAGCCGGAGAAGGCGTTCGAGGGGACGTTCCGCCAGGTGATCGAGCTTGTGAGCGGGTTGGAGCGCGAGAAACAGAAGGAACTGGTGAAAATAATCAGGGACTTAAACTCCAAGATCCAGACCCAGATAGAAGGCGAAAAGATAAAGGTCTCTTCCCCGAAAAAGGACGACCTTCAGACAGTGATAAGCCACCTGCGCAGCATCGATTTTCCCGTCGCCCTGCAATTTACCAATTATCGGTAGTGGCAGACAACCCTGTTTTTGTGATATAATTTCATATTACGACGCGCCCGTAGCTCAACTGGATAGAGCGTTGGTCTACGGAACCAAAGGTTGGGCGTTCGACCCGCCCCGGGCGCGCCATTCTTATTTAAAAATGAGCAAGATCGACGAAATATACATGTCCGAAGCCCTCAAGCAGGCCTACGAGGCGTTCGAGGCCGACGAAGTGCCTGTCGGCGCCGTCATAGTCCACGAGGGGCGGATAATCGCGCGCGCCCACAACCAGATAGAGATGCTCAAGGATCCCACCGCGCACGCGGAGATGATAGCCATTACACAGGCCGCCGCGTATCTCAAAAGCGTGCGGTTGCCCGGATGTTCCATATATGCTACAATTGAACCGTGTTCGATGTGCGCCGGAGCGCTCGTGCTCGCGCGCGTGAAACATATATATTACGGCGCGAAGGACCCTAAGACAGGGGCTTGCGGCTCGGTCTTCAATATCGCAGGGGGCAAGAAACTGAACCACAGGGTCAAGGCTACCGGCGGGATCTTGGCCGAGGACTGCGGGTCATTATTGACGGAATTTTTCAGGAAACAAAGGAAAAAAGGGAAGAAATAGCTTGCGCTATCCCTCGGGACATACCCTCGGGATCCGCTGCGCTTCCTCCAAAATTTAGCTTGCGGAGAGGTGGCTGAGTGGCCGAAAGCAGTCGCCTGCTAAGCGATTGACCCGCGAAAGTGGGTCCCTGGGTTCGAATCCCAGCCTCTCCGCCAGTTTTTGAAGTGAACCGTCCGACGAGAACAGGTGGCGGTTTTGATCTGAGTTGTCATGGACGCGAACCCTAAAGATAATAGGAATCAGCGATGAAGCAGTGGTACGAGTCATTATTTGAAAATTACGCCAAGAAATACGACAAGGAATGCTTTGTCCAGGGGACTGTTGGCGAATGTGATTTTATCGAGCAGGAAATAAGCCGGGATAAATCGCTAAAGATCATCGACATCGGTTGCGGCACTGGTCGCCATTCGATCGAATTGACAAAAAGAGGATATAGCGTAACTGGTGTTGATTTATCCGAGTCACAGCTTATAAGGGCAAAGGAAAAAGCAAAAGAACTTGATCTGAACATTGATTTTCAGAAACATGACGCCAGAAACCTTCCCTTTGAAGGCGAGTTCGATCTGGCGATCATGCTCTGCGAGGGTGGTTTTTCTTTAATGGAAACGGATGAGATGAATTTTGAAATATTAAAGAACGCGACAAAGGCGTTAAAAGATAAAGGCAAGTTTATATTCACGACATTGAACGGGTTATTTCCGCTTTTTCATTCCGTCAAAGAATTTTATGAGTCCGAGGCCAAAGAAGGCAATTCAGCGTGTAAAAATTGTTCTTTCGATCTGATGACGTTCCGGGACCACAACACCGTCGTGTTCGAGGACGATGCGGGAGCTAAAAAGGAATTAACCTGTAACGAGCGCTACTATGTGCCAAGTGAACTCACATGGCTTTTAAAGACGCTGGGGTATAAAAAGATCGATATTTTCGGCGCCAAGCTCGGGGCGTACTCAAGAAACGACAAGCTGACGACAGGGGATTTTGAGATGCTTGTTATTTCTCAAAAGTAGAGATTATTGTTCCGTAAGCATCAATGAAAAGAAGCAAAACAAGAGGCATTTAAGATATTTCTTTGGAAATTAATTATTGATGGGGCAGTCTAATGATATTTTCCAGCCCATGCTTCGCTTGCGGTAGATTTTTATAAGTAACTGTATTTCAGGTAGTTGTAGGGTTCGCATTTCGTCCACGACTACCCGCCAGTTTTGAGGATCAAATGAAAAATTACGCATTCTGCAACACCTGCAAGGATGTAGTTCCGGTAGAGCACGTCGAAAAGGACGGCAAGGTCTACCTCCGGAAAAGCTGCCCCAAGTGCGGCACCGAAGAATACCTTATCTCCAGCGACGCAGGCCTCTATAACAAAAAACGCGATTTCATGAGCATCGAATGCGGCGCCTGCGCGCTCAATTGCCCGTCATGCAACAAGCACAAAGAACCGGACATCGTATTCATAGACACGACCAACCGCTGCAACATGAATTGCCATATCTGCCTAAACAACGTCCTTTCGATGGGGTTCAAGTTCGAGCCGAGGATGGAATATTTCGACAGGATATTCAAGCATTACGCCCACCGCGACCCGAAACCCTACATACAATTATTCGGCGGCGAGCCGACGATGAGGAACGACCTCTTCGATATAATAAAGCTCGGCAAGTCATACGGCTACTCGATGAGGGTGGTCACCAACGGGCTCAAGCTTGCCGACGAGGAATATTGCAACAAGCTTGCCGACCTCGGCGCGATGATAAACATCGCTTTTGACGGCCTCAACCGCGAGATGTACACGAAACTGCGCGGGCATCCCGAGGCGCTCGACCTGAAATTAAAGGCTCTTGGGAACCTCGCCAAGCGAAAGAAGGCCAAGGTCGTCCTGATGAGCGTCGTAGATAAAGAACTGAACAAGAACGACATGGGCGAGTTCCTCAGTTACAGTCTTAAGAACCAGCATGTCATCAGGGGCATATATTTTATGCCTTTGATACACATGTGGGACGCTAAACAGCTCGATTACGACCCGGAGAGGACAACGCACGAGGATGTCGAGCATATGGTCGAGGACGCGGTCGCCGGAGGTAATGTCGAGTTCGTGCCGCTCGGCTCGCTCTTCCTGACGAACCTCTACAAGATCTACGGTATCAAGAATATGCCTTTCCTCGGGGTCCATCCGAACTGCGAAAGCATAACTTATCTTATATCGGACGGCGAGAAATACGTATCTTTCTCGAAGTATCTCAAGACGTCGCTCTTCGCCCTCATAAACGACCTCAGGGCGCTTGAGAAGTTCGCCGCGGGAAAATATAAAGGCGGCAAAGCCGGCTTCTCCGGGAAACTGGCCCTGGACATGAAACTTTTTAATATTTTCAGGAAACACCTTAATTTCGGCGCTATCGTAGGGAAAAAGGGCCCGGCGGCTTATATCAAATGGGCCGGGATGATAGGGAAGCTGCTGACAGGGAAGAAGGCGAAAGAGGTATTAAAGAACGACACCAAACTAAAAGGCGTCCTGCAGATAATGATCCTGCCGTTCGAGGATTCCAAGACGACAGAATCGGAGAGGCTCTCGATGTGTTCCTCGTGTTTTGTTTATGTCGACCCGGACACAGATAAGATCAGGACACTGCCCACCTGCACGTGGGAAAAATACAAGAAACCCATCATGAAGAAGGTCGCCGAGAAGTTCAATGTTTAATAGGACCGTAAAGACTATATGCCCCGCCTGCAACAAGGACCTCGACGGGAAGTATTACGAGGAGGACGGCAAGATCCTTCTCGAAAAGATATGCAGCGAACACGGTAAGGTGGTCGACCTCGTCTCTTCCGACGCAGAGATCTTCAAGGATAAGATCAGCCTCTTCGACCATCTTAAAGATTACGGCTGCGGCATCCCCAAATGCCGCGAGGGTGTCTTTAAATGCGCGGTCCACCAAATGCGCAAATCCGAGCTGTCATTCATCGAGATAACCACCCGCTGTAACATGAAGTGCCCGGTCTGTTACGCCGATGCCGATTCCAAAGGCAAAGACGTCCCGTATGACGACATCGTGCGCATGCTCGAGACGATAGCGAAAGAAGACAAGGATACCCACGTCATACTGACAGGCGGCGAGCCGACGATACATCCGGATTTTTTTAAGATAGTCCAAAAAGTGACAGAGCTCGGGCTCCTGAGGCGTACCTTCATTGCTACAAATTGCATAACAATTGCTAATAAAGATTTTTGTAAAAAGGTATACGACGCCGGAATAAGGAAATTCTACTTAGCCTTCGACGGGACCGACCCGGAGGCCTGTATAAAATTAAGGGGAAGCCTTATCGCGTACGAATCCGTGCGCAAGGCGCTGCAGAATATCCGCGAGTTGGGCAAGGCATGGATAATACTTTCGTTTACCACATCGAAAGAATGGAACCTTAACAATCTTCCGGAAGCGATAAAGTTCGCGATGGACAACCAGGACGTCGTCAAGCGCGTTATGGTGACGACCGAGTGTTATTCCGGCCGCGTTACTGATATAAAGGACCTGGTCAATAAAAGGCTTACCGGCGACTGCGTGGAAAAATTCCTCTGCGAAAAGATCGGAGCGAAGGCGATCACTTTTCCGCTCGCTGCCATTTATATTTTGATGAAACCGCTTAAATACGCGGGACTAATAGATGCGGGTAAATCGGCCTCATCGAATTTCAGCCCGATGTGCGGGCAGATGGGCATGATAATTTCGGAAAAAGGCAAATTATATTCGATGGTCGACCTCGTGGTGAACGACCCGCGCAAAAATATTTACAAATGCGGAAGGGAGATAGACGCGCTCGCGGAAAAGATGGAAAAAGCAAACCGCCTGGCGGTATTCCTCTGGTACCTGCCGGCATATTTCTTCACTTTATTAAAATACATCAACAAGAAATTCCTTTTAAAGGCGATCGGGGCTTCGATCGCGTGCGGATTCAACTCCAAGAAGATCGCGAAGGCCATCCTCGGGGAAAAAAGAGTGGAACTTTATTACCTTTTGGGTTCGGATAAATATAATTTCGTTTGGGACAGGATGCCGTACTGCGCGACCCACCATTACCGCATCCACCCGACGACAAAAGAGATCATAAAAGTCCCCGGATGCCTTGTTTTCGCCTTCAGGGAAGAGCTCCAAAATTATTAATTGACTAATCTATTTATTAGGATTACAATTTAGGCTGTTACTTGTCATCATAAGGAAATTATTTTAATGTCTTATATAGTCTTCGCACGCAAATGGCGGCCGAAAGACTTCGATAGCGTCCTTGGTCAAGAGCATGTCACGACCACCCTCAGGAACGCGATAGCCCAGAACAGGGTCGCCCACGCGTACATCTTTTCCGGCCCTCGAGGTGTAGGAAAAACTACTACCGCGCGCATATTCGCCATGGCCCTGAACTGCAAGAACGGGCCCACGAAGGAGCCGTGCGGCGCCTGCGACTCCTGCAAGGAGATATCGAACGGCACGAACCTCGATGTCATCGAGATAGACGGCGCCTCGAACCGCGGCATCGACGAGGTCCGCGCCCTGCGCGAAAATATCAAGTTTGCCCCGACCCGCGGCAAATATAAAGTCTACATCATCGACGAAGTCCATATGCTCACCGAGGAGGCCTTCAACGCCCTGTTGAAGACGCTCGAGGAGCCGCCGGCGCACGCGATATTCATCTTCGCGACGACGCGCCCGTATAAAGTCCCCTCGACGATATTGTCACGCTGCCAGAGATTTGACTTCAAGCGCCTTACCGTAAACGAGATCACAGGAAAACTTAAAGAGATAGC
This genomic window contains:
- a CDS encoding radical SAM protein, with amino-acid sequence MFNRTVKTICPACNKDLDGKYYEEDGKILLEKICSEHGKVVDLVSSDAEIFKDKISLFDHLKDYGCGIPKCREGVFKCAVHQMRKSELSFIEITTRCNMKCPVCYADADSKGKDVPYDDIVRMLETIAKEDKDTHVILTGGEPTIHPDFFKIVQKVTELGLLRRTFIATNCITIANKDFCKKVYDAGIRKFYLAFDGTDPEACIKLRGSLIAYESVRKALQNIRELGKAWIILSFTTSKEWNLNNLPEAIKFAMDNQDVVKRVMVTTECYSGRVTDIKDLVNKRLTGDCVEKFLCEKIGAKAITFPLAAIYILMKPLKYAGLIDAGKSASSNFSPMCGQMGMIISEKGKLYSMVDLVVNDPRKNIYKCGREIDALAEKMEKANRLAVFLWYLPAYFFTLLKYINKKFLLKAIGASIACGFNSKKIAKAILGEKRVELYYLLGSDKYNFVWDRMPYCATHHYRIHPTTKEIIKVPGCLVFAFREELQNY